AATTAATGGTCTCAGAACTGGCGAAGATTTCTCTCTGACTAGAGATTTTGTAGGTCAGCCTCCATACATTGTTAATGCTTCTTTTGCCTATACAGATTTTGAGAACTTCTGGGAAGCCAGCGTAAGCTACAATGTACAAGGAAGAACGCTCGCCGTGGTTGGTGTTAACCGTACACCTGATACCTACAATGTGCCTTTCAATAGCCTTAACGTAAACCTTCAAAAGAGTTTTGGTATGGAAGGTGAGCACACTTTCGGCTTAAGAATCAATAACATTCTTGGCGATTTACAGGAAAGAGAGTTTGAGTCTTTTGGAAGTGCTAATCAGATTGAAACTAGAAGAGACCCGGGAACTTCTTTTAGACTGAAATACAGCTACAATTTCTTGAGATAAAAACACCAATAAACACACTACAATCAAGCCTCGGCATTTATGTCGGGGCTTTTTTATGTTCGATTTATCCCTAAAAAACTAAATTCGCCGAACATTCAGGGGGCAAAAAGACTTTTAGAAGTATGGGGCAAAAAATACTAATCACCGGAGGAACAGGGCTTGTGGGAAGCGCACTTATTCCTATGCTAAAAAAGCAAGGACATGAAATCGTAGTCCTAAGCCGAAAGAAAAGCAGAAATGCCGATTACGAGGTCTTTGAGTGGGATTATAAGAAAGACTACATAGAAGAAGGTGCGCTAGAGGGGGTCGATAGTATTATTCATTTGGCGGGTGCTGGCGTGGCCGATGAAAAATGGACAGTAGAGAGAAAAGACGAAATCTATAATAGCAGAACCAAAACCTCAATTCTACTTTTTAAAACCCTAGAAAAAGGAAATCATCAGGTTAAAAGCTTTATTGCCGCATCTGCGATTGGTATCTACGGAAATGATACTGGTAACAGTATTGTGAGTGAAACTTCCGCGACTGGTTCAGGTTTCTTAGCCCATGTAACCGACGCTTGGGAAACGGCTACCAACAAAATAAAAAGCCTAAACATCCGACTTGTGCAATTACGCGTAGGCATAGTCCTAAGTAAAAAGGGTGGAGCCCTTGTAGAGCTGCTAAAACCACCAGTAGCAGCACCTTTAGGGAAAGGGGATCAGTACATGAGTTGGATTCACATTGGTGATCTATCCCGCATGTTTGTTGAAGCCGTGGAAAACTCAGCAATGGAAGGTGCATTTAATGCTGTGGCACCAAGCCCAGAAACGAACAAAAACCTTACCCGAAAAGCCGCAAAAGCTTTTAAAAAGACGTTTCTCCCGATCCCTGTCCCTGCACTGGTTATTAAACTAATGTTGGGAGAAATGTCCACCATTGTACTTGGTGGCAGTCGGGTGAGTAGCGCTAAAATTCAACGAGAGGGGTTTGAGTTTAAGTACCCTAAACTGGATAAGGCGCTAGATGATTTAGGCGCTTAGTGTTTAATCAAAATCTATCAACTCAACTTTTTACCAAACCCAACGTTATCGGAAAGCTAGTTTCCTAAATTGTAGGAAACGCTAAAGTTTAAAAAGAGCAAAATATCAAATATGAGTAACGAAGATAAAATCAAACAGGCTTTTAAGGATAGAGATTGGAATGAGATTAAAACCCACGATTCTTGGG
This is a stretch of genomic DNA from Roseivirga misakiensis. It encodes these proteins:
- a CDS encoding TIGR01777 family oxidoreductase, encoding MGQKILITGGTGLVGSALIPMLKKQGHEIVVLSRKKSRNADYEVFEWDYKKDYIEEGALEGVDSIIHLAGAGVADEKWTVERKDEIYNSRTKTSILLFKTLEKGNHQVKSFIAASAIGIYGNDTGNSIVSETSATGSGFLAHVTDAWETATNKIKSLNIRLVQLRVGIVLSKKGGALVELLKPPVAAPLGKGDQYMSWIHIGDLSRMFVEAVENSAMEGAFNAVAPSPETNKNLTRKAAKAFKKTFLPIPVPALVIKLMLGEMSTIVLGGSRVSSAKIQREGFEFKYPKLDKALDDLGA